CAATTGTTGGCGACCGAAGAAGGAAAATTTCCTACACTAAAACTGAATCAGCAATCTGTCGACGTTTTAAAGGGGAAAAGGAAAGTCTGGATGTTTACCGCCCCTATTCCGGCAAATGAAACGGCGGATTATCATGAAGATTTATTTACTGCTCTAAGACAATTACGAAAACAACTGGCTGAGGAACAAAATGTACCGCCCTACATTTTATTTTCAGATGCCACGTTAAAGGAATTAAGCAGATATTTTCCGACTACAAAAGAAGCGATGTTATTGGTTAAAGGGGTTGGCGAAAGAAAATTCGATCAATATGGGGAAGCTTTTTTAACCGTTATTCAAAAATGGCGCGAGGAACATCCTGACGTACAAAAAGTGATTCCGATTCAAGAGCCAAGACCAGCAAAGAAGTCTGTTCACAAACAGGATGACCGACCAAGCCATTTAATCAGTTATGAGCTATTTCAATCAGGGAAAGCGATCAAAGACATTGTAGCTATTCGCGAGCTTTCTGCCCAAACCATTGAAAATCATTTATTTAAAGCCTTTAAGGAAGGGTACCCGATCGCATGGGGAGTATTTTTCACTTCTCAGGAAGAGGAAGCCATTTTAACTGCTCGCAAAGAATTAAAAGAACCGAAGCTAAAACCTTTAAAGGAATCCCTTCCAGACACATTTGATTATACGAAAATCAAGGCTGTATTAACGAAAAATGGTTATTTATAATGTAAACCTTCAATCAATAACTTTTATCCTTCCTTGATTGTTAGTACCCAAAGTTATGAGTTAAAGGTCTATAAACAGAAGTGAGCATTTAACTTGCAATTGAACCCTTCTCACTTAATCTCTTGGACTTTGCCTCAGAGAACCGCTGTGGAAATCTTCATCTTAGTGATATGCGAGATAGCAAACAACAGCAACCATTCCGTAACTGTATAAACGGAGTAGTTGCTGTTTTTACGTTTAAAAAGGATAAGACGGACGGAAAAATGTGAACTGCTAATTTTCCCGCCTGTTGAAAACCTTTTCCTATTCATTCGTTTTCCATGCCCACGTCCCATTACGAAACACCGGCTCTGTTGTACCATCTGCAAACATACCATCAATATCAAGCTGTTCTGACCCAATCATAAAGTCCACATGGCTGAGACTATCATTCACTCCATGTCGATCCAACTCTTCCTCATTCATTTTGGAGCCGCCTTCTAAGTTCGTTGGGTAAGCTTTACCAAGCGCTATATGGCACGAAGCATTCTCATCAAACAATGTATTATAGAAAATTAACCCAGACTGTGAGACCGGAGATTCGTGAGGGACAAGAGCAACTTCACCAAGACGCTTGGACCCTTCATCGATATTTAATAAGTGTTCTAGCGTTTCTTGTCCTTGCTCTGCTTTAAAATCAACGACTTTTCCGTCTTTAAACGTTAATTGAAAGCGATCGATCAAGCTACCTCCATAATTCAGCGGCTTGGTACTTGCTACTGTTCCGTTTACGCCATACTTGTGCGGCAAGCTAAACACTTCTTCCGTAGGCATGTTTGGATTGAAGGTAACACCATCCTCTGTTTGTGCAGAGCCACCTTTCCAAATGTGTCCTTCTGGAAGCTCCATTTCCAAATGTGTTCCTGGCGCTTTAAAAATTAGCTTCTGGTAACTTTTCTTATTTAGAATTTCCCTTGCTACACGCAAAGACTCATTATGTGTCTCCCAAGCAGCAACAGGATTTTCCTGATCTACTCGCACTATTTTCACAATTGCGGCCCATAGGCTTTCAATAGCATCTTCTCGCGACTTATCTGGAAAAATCTTTTGTGCCCAATCTCCTGTAGGGATGGAGATAATCGACCAAGCAATTTTATCATTCATCGTATATTTACGGAATTTTTTCATTGCTTCTGCTCCTGCTTTATTCGCTTTTGCCACTCGAGAAGGATCAATGCCTTGCAATAAATCTGGGTTCGTCGAACGAATATTCAAGATTGCTGCTCCATCTTCAGCAAAGCTATTATGCAACATTACTTTCCATTCTGGAAAATGAGCAATCACTTCGTCCGGAGCATATTCAAATTTTAATCGTGTAAGTTCATCATCCACCCAATTAATATGTACGTCCTTCGCCCCCATTTCATATGCTTTGCGCACAACGATTTTTGTAAAATCTGCCCCCTCTATGGGTGCATTAATCATCAAAGCTTGCCCTGTTTGTAAATTAACTCCTGTGCGGAGTGCCAATTCTGCATATTTTTCTTGTGTTTGTTGTGTAACCATTGTCTACCTCCATGTTAATAAAATAGTAATACCATTATTATTTCACAACTTCATGAAAAATTCCAAAGCCGAACTAATTATAAGCCGGACAGAGACCTAACCGCTAACTTTACGCAAAATATAAAATATGCTACTCTATAAACAAGTTACTTTTCGTAATAACTGTTAATTTATTGGAATTGATACCAATTGAGGTGATAATGAATGGATAATTTATGTCCACGTTTTGAAAAAGCTATGGGGCTATTAAGCACAAGGTGGGTCGGACTAATTCTGTTTGACTTACTTAAAGGAAAGAAGCGTTTTTCTGAAATGGAGGCTGATTTGCCGATCAGCGGTCGCTTGTTGTCTGACCGACTTAAAATGCTAGAAAAAGAAGGAATCGTCACAAGGGATGTCTACTCCGAATTCCCTGTTCGCATTGAGTATTCCCTATCTGAAAAAGGCAAGGCATTAGCCCCAGTCATTCAAGAAATTCAACACTGGGCAGAAGAGCATGTTTCTGCTGACGATGTTGACCCGGAATGTTAACAAACCGTTTTTAAAATCTTTAAACCATATTCTCCGGCTTGAAACATTCATTTATTTTACACGACGTATCATATTTAATAGTGATTATTCCTATTAAATCTTATTTTTACAAACAGGAGCGCATCCCATGGGATGCGCTCCTGTTTTAATGATGCCTTATTTAGAGTGATCTGCTTGATCTCTTCCCCAATATTCAATACCATCCTGGTTATCTAATACATCGCGGTAAAAGACCGGATCCTTCCCTTGCTTCCGCTGCCTACGATAGTCTTGAAGCACTTGATTAGCAATTTTAAATAATCTGGCTATTGCATACAAGTTAATCAAAGCCATAATCGCCATAGTTAAATCGGCTAACGACCAAACAAAATCAAAGGAGGCTATAGCTCCAAACGCCACCATGACCAAAGCGCCAATTCGATATAAAAATAATCCTATCTTACTGTCTCGAATATACGTAATATTCGTTTCACCATAATAATAATTTCCTAAAATCGAACTATACGCAAATAGTAAAATGGCAACAGCAATGAATCCGCCTGCCCAATCACCAAAGTGAAAAGCAAATGCATTTTGCGTTAACTGGATTCCATCTGCTTTACTACCTTCAAAGCCACCTGCTGTAATAATAACAAACGCCGTTGCACTACAAATTAAAATGGTATCAAAAAATACACCTAAAGCCTGAATCAGCCCCTGTTTAGCAGGGTGTGTAACTTCTGCTGTTGCTGCAGCGTTGGGCGCACTTCCCATACCTGCCTCGTTGGAAAACAAACCACGTTTAATCCCCCAGGAAATAGCTGCACCAAAACCACCACCAGCAACTTCACGAATTCCAAATGCATTGGAAAAAATAAAGGCAAACATATCTGGAATTGCAGTAATATTTGCGATTAAAATATATATCGACAACACCAAGTATAAAATAGCCATCACCGGTACAATAACTTGGGATACATTCGCGATACTTTTTAATCCCCCAAAAATAACGACAGCTGTAAATACAAATAAAATAATTGCAATAATATTTTTGTCAATTGCAAATTGGTTCTCAAACGCTAAACTAATTGTGTTTGATTGAACAGAGTTAAACACTAATCCATACGTAAACGTTATTGTAATCGCAAATACCACAGCAAGCCAACGACTCTTTAGCCCTTTTTCCATGTAATAAGCTGGACCACCGCGATATTGATTCTCATGAGGCACTTTATACACTTGTGCTAGT
This genomic interval from Virgibacillus pantothenticus contains the following:
- a CDS encoding aminopeptidase, whose protein sequence is MVTQQTQEKYAELALRTGVNLQTGQALMINAPIEGADFTKIVVRKAYEMGAKDVHINWVDDELTRLKFEYAPDEVIAHFPEWKVMLHNSFAEDGAAILNIRSTNPDLLQGIDPSRVAKANKAGAEAMKKFRKYTMNDKIAWSIISIPTGDWAQKIFPDKSREDAIESLWAAIVKIVRVDQENPVAAWETHNESLRVAREILNKKSYQKLIFKAPGTHLEMELPEGHIWKGGSAQTEDGVTFNPNMPTEEVFSLPHKYGVNGTVASTKPLNYGGSLIDRFQLTFKDGKVVDFKAEQGQETLEHLLNIDEGSKRLGEVALVPHESPVSQSGLIFYNTLFDENASCHIALGKAYPTNLEGGSKMNEEELDRHGVNDSLSHVDFMIGSEQLDIDGMFADGTTEPVFRNGTWAWKTNE
- a CDS encoding winged helix-turn-helix transcriptional regulator; translation: MDNLCPRFEKAMGLLSTRWVGLILFDLLKGKKRFSEMEADLPISGRLLSDRLKMLEKEGIVTRDVYSEFPVRIEYSLSEKGKALAPVIQEIQHWAEEHVSADDVDPEC
- a CDS encoding alanine/glycine:cation symporter family protein, which codes for MELLEELVGKLNDVLGTYVLITVLLGLGLWFTIKTGFVQFRYFPEMFRVILDKRTISAAGKKGTSSFQAFAISAASRVGTGNMAGVAAAIASGGPGAVFWMWVIALVGAASGFVESTLAQVYKVPHENQYRGGPAYYMEKGLKSRWLAVVFAITITFTYGLVFNSVQSNTISLAFENQFAIDKNIIAIILFVFTAVVIFGGLKSIANVSQVIVPVMAILYLVLSIYILIANITAIPDMFAFIFSNAFGIREVAGGGFGAAISWGIKRGLFSNEAGMGSAPNAAATAEVTHPAKQGLIQALGVFFDTILICSATAFVIITAGGFEGSKADGIQLTQNAFAFHFGDWAGGFIAVAILLFAYSSILGNYYYGETNITYIRDSKIGLFLYRIGALVMVAFGAIASFDFVWSLADLTMAIMALINLYAIARLFKIANQVLQDYRRQRKQGKDPVFYRDVLDNQDGIEYWGRDQADHSK